CTGGATCgacataattaaattaatgagAAAACTTCACTTCAATTTAGGGCTTCTATCACATCTCCGGCTTATTTGCCAGCAGCGGTCAAATGAAACGGCTTGTTGATTGGGCCTTAGTTTAGTTGATCTTCTTATTTTGTTAATTCCATTTACTAccgttactagctgatgttcacgacttcttccacgtgaatttaggtttttgaaacaTTGTTGAAAACCGGGCGAGTTacgtaggttactttttatttccggaaaccaaagaattcccacgggatcctTGAAAGTCTAAATCTACGTGCACCATTGCAATGtactatgcaaaaatcacgtcaatctgtttcTCCGTTgctgcgtgattgaagaacaaacaaacatactttcgcatttataataatacgagctgatgcccgccacttcgtacgcgtggatttaggtttttaaaaatcctgtgagaactcttaaattttccgggataaaaagtagcctatgtccttccccgggttgcaagctacctctgtaccaaatttcatcaaaatcagttgaacagttgagtcgtgaaaagttagcagacagacagatagacagacagacacactttcgcatttataatattagtatggatgagtaCTTACTACTAAGTGATAGACATGTGGGTCATTCATTATCACGTTAAAACTTTATTATGTTACTTTtgtataagtacttataatgcgtaaaaatgactACGCGCCATTGTGGGcagtgaggagtcattttttacgaacTATACTAGATGTTGAAGATATTCAGATAAGTGTGTCTATTTTGCTTATCTTGCGCCAGTCGCTTTAGTCGCCTTGGGGAAATATAGTTCATAATGTAGTTGCGACAGCAGACGCTCCGCCGGCAATCTGTCGCTgttgtagaatagaataaatcTTTGATCGCTTCAGGATACGACAATAAAAGAGgacaattacttttatatgaATGTTGAAGTTTATTTAAAACCTACTGTCTAAAATagttctgcaatctgcatgtcaAAGCAAATGTAGTTTCCCTACCGTAAAAGAGATGTCGTTGATATAAGATTATCTCAcgctaattttattaaattgagtAGTGGGTACCGCCAACCGAGCCTAAATAATGTTAGATATTTATGACACAGTGCAATTCCTTGGTCTTTTTGCGAAGATCACCTAAGTAACATGTTTTCCAAATTCATATAAGAGATTATTAGGGTTTAAAGCGATATGTACGTGAAATAGTTATAAATACAATGAGTTTAAACGAGATGTGATACGAAATACTTATTAGCTAAATAATACGTGAATCAAAACTAGTGTTTTTACGAGAAAATAAACGTGTGTGATTACGAAtcgatatttcatttttaaacatGGTGCCAAAACCTCGGGaatattaagaaactatcattaAATGTTATGAAGAATGTTATTGTGTTACGCAGAATACCTATTGTTCAAATGTTAGGTGAGATAGAAATACTGTGTTATGGAAACAAGAAGACTAGCAATTTTACAAGGTTTGATGAACTTTAAAAACAGATATTATTCTTGAACTGTGAAGATGAACTTTTTGTGAACTTTTGAAACTTTATTTGGatggttattttactttgaaggtTAACTTTTGAACTTTTATGTGAACATTTTAACAAGATTGTTACAAACATTTAGTGAACTTTTTGTTggaagatttctttattttttaacatatatAACTATACTTTTTGGAAATAAACATGGAGTTAATAAGCCTAATAAAAGGTCAACAAGAATTGTTTGAGCAGTTGAGAAAGGCTGAGCGCAACCTTAGGAAAGCCAACCAAGAGATGCGGTCAAAATATAGTTATTTGACTGCTAGAATGGAAGCGTTGGATAAATTAGAAGATGCATTTAGTCAAAATCACTTGGAAATTGTTGCAAAAGCTACATCAGAGCAGACACTACAGTTACCATATTTTAAGGATGATTTGCAGGAcaattttcaggaatttttctTACAATATAAATCTCTTCTAAAGGAGTATATTGCATTTATAAATCCAACCACCATGACTACAAAGGCAACTACGAGCACGAGTGCAGTGACAAATGTAAACAGCTTAGAAGTTAAATTGCCTAGAATTGAACTTCCTAAATTCTCTGGCAAATATACCGAGTGGCAATCCTTTTTTGACATGTTTGTCTCACTTATACACGAGAATAGCACACTTGCGCCAGTACAAAAATTACACTACttaaaatcaaacttatcagGAGAACCAGAAATGTTATTGAGAAATTTTCCTACAACAGATGCTAATTACACGGAAGCCTGGGAACAATTAACTAAACGCTACAACAATGAGAGATATAACTGTAATTCAATTATGAAGACTTTATTTGGACAGAAAACTGTACAGAATGAATCTGCAAGTGCCCTTAAACTTTTACTAGATACTACAACTTCTTGTTTGAAAGCACTAAATAATCTTAACATTAAGACAGATCAGTGGGATGCTATAATTCTTCATTTAGTAGTTACAAAATTGGATCATGAGTCTCATCGACAATGGGAACAAGAAGTAAGTAAGACATCAGACGAGCTACCTACATGGTCACAGTTAGAAGCATTTTTAGAAACGAGATTCAGAAGTTTGGAAATGATTGATAGTAAACATACGAGCACTACAAAACCAACACAAAGGAAGAACATACAGCAAGAAGTAAATACTAAGGCATTTCATTCTGCAGTCGAAGAGAAAGTGAGCACTACTGAGCAGACCTGCGCGATGTGTGATGgttcacatttcatttattactGTGCTGAATTCAAAACGTTACCTGTGATTGAGAGACAGAAGTTAGTAGAAACGAAGAAGCTATGCTTCAACTGCATGGCGCCTACACATCCTGTAATTAGGTGCCACCAGAGAACTTCTTGTCGCCGGTGCGGCCGAAAGCACCATACACTGCTCCATTTTGAGAAAGAGGATAAGCAAGCGTTTGATACTGCGAGACCAACTGAGAAACAGGCAGAACAATCTACTAGTGATGAGACAACGGTGGTAGCTAATTTTTCTAGAGGTGAATTGAGGACTTATCATGTGTTGTTAGCTACTGCTATTGTGAAAACTGCGCCTACAACTGGGTCGCATGCTCTtagagcgttgatagatcagggcTCTCAAGCCTCTTTTGTTAGTGAAGATACTGTGCAATTACTAGGTCTTAAGCGTACTAATGTGAATGGTAAGGTGTTTAGTTTGGGAGATGGTCAGCTGAGTATTAAACATGCAGTTAGTATTAAAGTCGAATCGCGTTATGAACCTGgaaaaaatataactgttaatGCTTACGTTATAAAATCACTTACCTCTTTGTTACCGTCGCATGAAGTACATATCCCCGATTGGCTGGAGCTGAAAAACTTATCTCTCGCTGATCCTGGATTCGCGTCGCCTGGAAGAGTTGATGTACTACTTGGTGCTGACGTATATGGAGAAATAATGCTGAGTGGTATTAAGAAGAGCCCGTATGgaaatcttatagcacaaaacaCTATATTTGGCTGGATTGTGTCTGGAAAAGTGTCACCAGATTTACATAGTGAAACCATTACTAGTTTACATGTTCAGGTAGAGGAAGACAAGTTACTTAGAAATAGGGAAATAGAGAACGAGATTAACACTACTGAGAGAAAAACAACTAGAGAAGAGAAACTTTATGAAGAGAAACACGAGAAAACTACAATACGAGAACGAGAAGATGGAAACGTCATATTGAGTTTACCGTTTAAAACTACTGAGCTGCAATGTCAATATGGAAAATCATGTGACATTGATACGAGAAAAGAATATTTGTTAGAGAGAAATCTGAGAAATAATACTACACTCGCTAACGAACATAACATGTTGGAGAATCACGAACATTGGAAGATTGAAACTGGTTGGGTATTCAAACGAGAGATTGATAACATAGAAGACGCACACAAAGATGATAGAGTGAAAATTCCTACTGACGAGTTGTATCAAACCGTACAGCATTACACTAATCAAGATCAAAAACACAATTACAGTGAGGACATACTTTCATTGGAGATCAAAGATTGTGTTACAAAACAGAGCGCTTTATCTATTCTTCGTCCCCTTTTTAAAGAAAATGGAACTTTAAGAGTTGGTAAATGTCAGAGTGAAGGTGAAGAAAGCTACGATgtaaataatacaaatatttcTTCAGCTAAGGGTCATCTTAGCCAGCTAACCATTCTTAGTACTCACACAAATACACCAAATGATGGTCCTCAAAAAGGAACGAGTTTCAAGAGATACAAATACTGGACATCGAGAGTACGTAAGAAAGAAGCAGGTGTTCGAGGAGGTAACGTTCAGGCGAGAAGAGTCGTCGGGGATTGTACATTAGGGCGTGCTTAATCGCGATACGTTTGTTAGTGCAGAACCATAACCCAGATGACCCTCTCCCATTAGCACCTGGTAATTTTAGTATAAGTGATTAGATATtaatgtcgcgtactatacttggaTCAGTATGTAACTTTACATAgaggaaaattaattaatttgttaaattattttgcCTCAAATATTAACAGAGTTTGTGAACAACTTAAATCACATAATTTACTTGTAAAATGGAGTTTAGGCAAAATTGTAATCAATCGTATTTTTACCTGACGATGTGATGCGAGCCGTTAATGTACATGTGAAAGAAGTTTTTTCAGAACGCGCAATCACTAAATTTTGTCTTTACTAACTAAATCTTAGTAGCTCAACACACATTGTCACGGTGGGCGGTTGTGCCAAACGATTTTAGTTAATTAGGTATACATTATTTTGCTTtacgtttaatttttattttgagaaTGTAATTCTGTCTTCTGCATTACTATAGATTACTAAAGAAAACGTTATTATGTATTCTCTACTAGATTGTTGTTTTAATACGAGTTgagttacgagtaggtacttcttacatgaatttttgtttaattttgcaCTGTATAACTTACTAGAATTTGTTAGATTTACTTTACAAtaagtttggtttttttttgaCTCTTATACAACATGTACGTGTCGTTGTATCACGGTGGGCGGCTTAATGCTGTATAGTGTACAATTGTATGTTCTAAttacgagttttttttttatttttgttatattctAGAACTATTTTTTTGGACTTGTTTTTTGATAACGTTGAAGAACGAAGTCCTTGATGGGCGGAATGTCTAAAATagttctgcaatctgcatgtcaAAGCAAATGTAGTTTCCCTACCGTAAAAGAGATGTCGTTGATATAAGATTATCTCAcgctaattttattaaattgagtAGTGGGTACCGCCAACCGAGCCTAAATAATGTTAGATATTTATGACACAGTGCAATTCCTTGGTCTTTTTGCGAAGATCACCTAAGTAACATGTTTTCCAAATTCATATAAGAGATTATTAGGGTTTAAAGCGATATGTACGTGAAATAGTTATAAATACAATGAGTTTAAACGAGATGTGATACGAAATACTTATTAGCTAAATAATACGTGAATCAAAACTAGTGTTTTTACGAGAAAATAAACGTGTGTGATTACGAATcgatatttcaattttaaacaCCTACCTTTTATTGTAGTACCTATCTACAGGTCTACTGGGGAACTTCCttatcttaaaattaaaattcaaaattttcgcTATTTCAAACTACATAGTTATTCATTTTCATCGTAGATACTAGATAGGCATTTTAAAAATCCGATCATCCTCACCTCATATATAGACCTCatgagaaagctcagagtctctcagcgggcgatggagagagctatacacatggagtttctctacgtgatcaaatcagaagtgaggtaatctgtaggagaaccagagtaaccgacatagctcaacgggttgcgaagctgaaaaggcaatgggtagggcacataatttgaaaaaccgatagacattggggtcccatgGTGCTAGAATAACGAactcaaacgagtcgcagggagccgctggattcaggtagtgcgagaccgtggcgtgtggaaatccctacaattGACCTGTccggcagtggacgtctattagctgacgatgatgataataaagatGATACGAACGATATAAGTAGTCTAGATTACTACTTGGCAGACAACAGACAGGCTGAAATAATTTACCTAGGTAGATGAGTGTTCAAGTTGTAATAAAAGGcagtaaaactttaatttacctacttgtGTATTAGTAGGCTAAGTGTAGTCAAATTAGTAATACAACATACACCATGTTTACTCGGTAACACAATCGAGCGAAGCAATTTCGGCTTCCTATTCGAGCAGGCATCGAGGTGGAAAATTCGAAAATCAAGTAACATTTTCTAGCTCAGTGAATCATTTTCCCCAATATTATAGCCTCCGAGGGTCACACGTTTGCTTTACACTGTAAAGATCCCTCTTTAGATAATTTCGTCGAGTTGatttaacattatttattttgtaaacctTTTAGGATGCTCCTACCTGTCCCAACCTGCTCTTCATCTGTTTTTAAAAAGATTTCTCTGCACGTTTTTATTCGTAAAATGCAAAGTTAACTTTGGTATAAAATGGCTATATAGGTATGTTGATTTCTTACCCGAATACCTATGGGAGGATTAATGTTTCTTTATTAGCTCTCTCATAATAATTGCTAAATGACTCAATGGATTTTGTTCAACGAGGTGGCATTGGAATTGTATTTAGATTATCTAATGCGTGCCATATCTTAGTGATGTCTTGGCTCCATGGGCAGTATGGTTAAATATCATGAAAAATCCACTATGGTGGATATGCCAAACAAAATATACCCTAGATAAATCTGTCGAGTTTAGTATCATATGAATTCTTATTGGGTTGATTCTGAaaagatattataatttaaagcgTCCGTCTAAGTtggtgtttttaaaaataaaatataattaaactttacaagtacttttgaatcgtcaattttgaatagtttttttttgctgaCTAGTCAAGCCTTTCTTCTCCAAGTAGGTAGGGAAATAAGGTGGGGTTTGAGCCTATGATTTATATGAGCCCATTTTAGACTTCAGTCCGCCTAGTTTTCCATTGGGTTGTTATCGCGACGAACCTGTGAGATGTTGCACataaaactttttaacgaaGCTCCGAGTAAAAGTACGTTAACCGAAGTTTATAACTTCTGTAGTGCGGGCGCTCCGAACGACGTATATAAAAGTAGTAGTGTGAATTTAAACTAAGTAACAATGTTTAGTACAACTCGCATACACAATTGAGCAGAGACTTTCTTTCCTATTCAAGCAGGCAGAGACgtgtaaaatacaaaaatcaaGTGGCATTTTCTAACCCAGTGAATCATTCCTCGCGCTATAGTCTTTC
This genomic window from Maniola hyperantus chromosome 5, iAphHyp1.2, whole genome shotgun sequence contains:
- the LOC117982528 gene encoding uncharacterized protein; translation: MELISLIKGQQELFEQLRKAERNLRKANQEMRSKYSYLTARMEALDKLEDAFSQNHLEIVAKATSEQTLQLPYFKDDLQDNFQEFFLQYKSLLKEYIAFINPTTMTTKATTSTSAVTNVNSLEVKLPRIELPKFSGKYTEWQSFFDMFVSLIHENSTLAPVQKLHYLKSNLSGEPEMLLRNFPTTDANYTEAWEQLTKRYNNERYNCNSIMKTLFGQKTVQNESASALKLLLDTTTSCLKALNNLNIKTDQWDAIILHLVVTKLDHESHRQWEQEVSKTSDELPTWSQLEAFLETRFRSLEMIDSKHTSTTKPTQRKNIQQEVNTKAFHSAVEEKVSTTEQTCAMCDGSHFIYYCAEFKTLPVIERQKLVETKKLCFNCMAPTHPVIRCHQRTSCRRCGRKHHTLLHFEKEDKQAFDTARPTEKQAEQSTSDETTVVANFSRGELRTYHVLLATAIVKTAPTTGSHALRALIDQGSQASFVSEDTVQLLGLKRTNVNGKVFSLGDGQLSIKHAVSIKVESRYEPGKNITVNAYVIKSLTSLLPSHEVHIPDWLELKNLSLADPGFASPGRVDVLLGADVYGEIMLSGIKKSPYGNLIAQNTIFGWIVSGKVSPDLHSETITSLHVQVEEDKLLRNREIENEINTTERKTTREEKLYEEKHEKTTIREREDGNVILSLPFKTTELQCQYGKSCDIDTRKEYLLERNLRNNTTLANEHNMLENHEHWKIETGWVFKREIDNIEDAHKDDRVKIPTDELYQTVQHYTNQDQKHNYSEDILSLEIKDCVTKQSALSILRPLFKENGTLRVGKCQSEGEESYDVNNTNISSAKGHLSQLTILSTHTNTPNDGPQKGTSFKRYKYWTSRVRKKEAGVRGGNVQARRVVGDCTLGRA